The DNA segment ctattttcattATCATTCACAAAACCATGGGAGAGTGCAGTAACATGAgatcatatttaatttttcaaattagtggATAGTTTATAATAGAATGCATaatcactaaaaaaattatttatataaaaataaaaaatttattatattaatatttgacttgtaatttaatatattatattttattgggTTTACACCATTTGATTTATGATATTAAACTCAATCATCCTTCGGTATAAAAAGTCTCAACCAAATATTTTATTTGggtagaataaaaaaatttatttatattaataaaaaatactttttaatagttattgattaattatttaataatttgatattttctagaattttatgaaagttttgcataattataaatatatatttttaataattttaaataataaattataatttttatattttaaataatattttaatttcatttagaattgcagtttgaaaaaaaaagtgtaaaactAATATTTTAGCTATAGTTTAAAACAATACAGTCAGTTTTGCACCGATTTAATTATTCCAATCAATGCACACCATTTCAGTAGTAAACCGAAACGATCAATTCATTTTTTCacattgataaaatttttagtttgtaAAATTGCATTGGCTCATTGCGTCCAATTCCAATTTTATCGGTCAGAGTATCATGTAACATCTGGtgcataaataatattaaaaaatatttaaatttactacttcttttaccattatagtaataaataataataaaaactaactTGTTAGAGTTTATTgactttaaaattaataaataataaaaaatgaaatttttatatataaaaaagtaaaatatttaaaaatgtaaagaaatataaatttcataaaaaaattataaaaattatcgtatcaaaaaaacattttataatttttctataacttttattgatttttattttttatcatttttcgccaCATGTCACGTTGTGTTGCGACACATGataactttaattaaaaaaaactagggGTTGTTAACTTTAACGATCAACAGTTAAAGTTAATTGATAAAGAgactttttgatgcattttataaatttttatgatttttataaaattttataatttttaattttttgcgatttttataaatttttttataatttttaataaatttcaaaatttttatattcttattaaaatttaataatttttctaaaatttattttttacagtttttttaattttttataagagCAAGGGCTTAATtgctattttgaaaaattttgaggatctttttgaagtattttgaaagttcaagtactcaaattgagagaaaaaaacagaaacttaattgcttttttttaaaaaaagtttaaaaatcttttgacatattttgaaaatttaattgctcaattgagtgaaaaaaggacttaaatagtttttttttttaaatttgagaatTTACTACACCAGTAAgccttttatatattttgtatgaGACAatcttattttaaattgttttttgaaTTAAGTTGTGAGAATATTGTTGTTTAAAGGTGTgctatgattttttattttttttaatttgttaaaggatgaaattttatttgttaatttattgaatgatattttatataattgattaatatttttatatttgaaatttatttaattttatatttttaaatatttttaaaaatttgataaatacaAAACGATATAATACCTGCACAtataaaattctaataaaaaaCTGATGCATCTACCGGTTCGATATTGACTAGCTTAGAGGTAGAATTAGCTATTCACCTTGGGTTAATGTCAATGATATTTAAACCAAATTGGATCCCTCGGTTGATTTGAGAATGGTCCGATCACTAGAAAAAACCGTTTGAACCGTGAACTAAGAAATCGGTAAAAATCCTGTCCGACCGGTTCTTTCGTCTGCGCAAGCCGATAAAAACAAACAACCTGAGACCCACACCCACCCGGGCAACCACCACTCTCGTCACTCGTCCATCCGGCCTCTCTGACTCTCTCAACCTCTCTTCACTCTTTAGTCTCCAATCTCCCTCCACCTTCCGGCTTTCAGCCTCCAGTTCAGCTGCCTTTAGCCATCTGCTTCTTCGACGACCATCGCAGCTGAAAAATGAGGAAGTCAGAAAGATTGGTTTGGTGGTAAAGGACAAGTGAGAATTGAAAGGAGTTAgcgataataatttttttggttttcttaCTTTATGTTGGCTATGTCCTATGACTGAAAAGACGGTGGGctaatttaaattaaacttaaaagcATAGGCCAAAGTTTatttgaggtttttttttaatttttttaattattatgattttatattattaaacaataaatcaattaaactaaaaattaataatttgattaattcgactattaatttaattttaaaaatattaatttacgtaccacttcatcatcttgttaatgaacaattaaccaaaatattacaaatcgaAAACATATATCAtcatattctaatttaatttttttatagttgaaATTTGTTGAttgttttaatgattaaatgtgtaATTTATTATAAGTAAGATGCATGAGATTTAACTGATTTATAATAGcactataatatttaaataagaatttatgGATATTGAATGAATTAGAGGTGGATTCGGTTGTTGAATTctttactttaaaaatttaattagaaaacgTGATTgtaagaaatatatttttttatcatttcctAATTAAGTTCAGTCGGGAGTGTTATAACCGTATATAGATAGATAAAAATGCATTGATGAATCATGATTAGAGTAAGGTTCGGtctaattttgatttttgaattttctaagaaaattaaaatataattgtttAACCTACCCGTGAGTCATGAGAACCGTAAGCCGAGATGAATAGGTAAAAGGAACGGTCAAGATTAAACCAAGTGGGTGGCTGATGAAAAATACTATGGAACCGCCTTCACAGaatgaataaaaaaaggaaaattaaatttgGACCTTGAGAGAGTCAGTCAGTCCATATCCAATTAcgattttttctctttttcttttctcataaATGCCCCTTTCGCCCCCCTGACTCTCATTCAAAAGGCCTAAACTCGAGATCTTTTTGATTATATATAGTTTTAGCCCTAGCTACCCCAGCTCAGGTCCAATTCcaatttagggttttgtttttctCTCCCTCGCTCGAACAgcgaacaaacaaacaaacaaacaaaagctTTAAACTTCAAAGCTCTGAACCTTTTTTTTTGCCTTTGGGTGCTTCAGCCCAATTAACCGACTTTGTTCTCCTCCTTCATCTTCCTCCTTTGCGCTTCCCTCTGTTACCGgaaattcaaatatattatttttttaattccttcGGTTTCCGGGTGAAAACAAGCCTCTAAATCGGTGAAACTGTTGTTTTGGATCTGCTTTCAGGGTTTTGTTGGTGATACAACGAGGtatcaactatttttttaatCCTCGATTTatatgttgggttttgtttatttatGTCTAATTTTGCAATTTTAGAGTTTGTTTTCAGTTTTTTGGATCTGGTATTTATTGAGTATTTCTTTTTGTgaggcttttttttttaaattttattcttggTGTTAATCAAAATTATGTTTCTTAGTGGTTTTTATATTGGCTTACGTTAATCAAAATTATGTTTCTTGGTTGTTTTCATATTTGGCTTATGTTTTGCTTCATGTGCATCTTCTAATCAGTTTTTCGCCTTTTTTTATCCACATAATTTATTTCACTGTAATTGCTTTTCTTATGGGCTTCTTAGTGTGTGAGACTGATAGTTATTTCCTTTTTTGTGTTGCAATGGGgtttcattgaaaattttttctTGGTAGAACTCATAGGATGAGTGTGGTAGGATTTATTTTCCTCATTACATCCTCTGAGAAGCAGTCGTTTTCTGTTACCTGTTTTCGTGGGTTCTCGTTTCTCAATTTATAAATGGTCAAACGACGGTTTTTTCCAGCACAAAGTCCATGTGGAAGGTAGTGATTTGGTTTTTGTTGGACTTGAGTGGTAAGGAGTTCAATGTTCCTTAATTTCGATCTTGTGTGGAGAAAGTAGGTGCTAACAAAACTTTCCTCCCATTTAGGTGCTCCGGAAGAGGTTGATACTGGGGGTCTTAGgcaataaatagataaataagagATTTGGTTTTTGTGTCTTTGGGTTGGGGACCTGTGGATTTTCACTTCAGCTGAAGGCACTTTAGTCAAGTTGCTTATGCATATCCACTGGGCTTTTTGGTCCATAATGATAAGGTTAGCTCATCAATCTGGGCATGCCCACATTTTTAGGTATATAAAAGTTGGGTTTGATCCTGCCAATTAGCAAGATATATGGGAgcagtgttttttattttttggtttatttaagtTGTCTTTCATGTCCAGATGTGGGAATAAATTGGTCTTTAGACTTTGCAGCTTTGAGTTACCAAGTCTAGTTAATGTGTTTATCAAGTTCCAACTGTTATTTTTCTGGCTAAAACGCATCTGCTTTTGTTTACCGTAGACTCTTGAAGGCTTTTTGAATTCTAGGCTTGGCTTAGAATCATTTCAAGTTTGTCTTTTAACCTGAATGTTGTAGTTTTAATGTTCACTGTAAAGCCAGCTTCTCTGCATACCTTTTAATATTCAATTGCTCAGTCTTTTAAGCCATCTCTTCAAATTTGTCTGGTTACTAATATCTATCTGAGGATCATAAAAATTAGTTAACTCCTGCTCTTGtttgttattttgtaaatttGAATAACTATTGTCTCGTAGATAATGGAAACATTCTAAGAAGCTTGTCATTATTCTATGAGTTTTGAATCTACTGTGAATATCTAAACTTGCCTTTGGGTATCATCAATAGTAGTATTCTCTTCTACTACAATATGCTGTCTTCATGGTGTCTGTCTTGTGTTTTTTTCATTGACTTTTGAGAACTTTATCATCTGCTGTCTCATCTTCATTGCAGGACGGTACATTGAGATGGAGACTGCAATCATTCCGGTTACACCTATTACTCCTACAGACAACAATGACCTTGTTAGTTCCGAAGTACAGTCCAATAAACGCAGGAGGAAGAAGTCTATTGTCTGGGATCATTTCACTGTGGAGACTGTAGGAGATGGATGTATCAGGGCCTGCTGTAATCAATGCAAGAAATCTTTTGCTTACATTACTGGTTCAAAGCTAGCTGGAACTAGCCACCTCAAGAGACACATTGCCTTAGGAATCTGCCCGGTAAGCCGTCAGAGGAATCAACAGGCATCAGACACTAAAACTGCTAATGCCACATACGAACCAAGAAAAAGACAACGGGCAACTCCTGGATTTGCTAACATCCCTTTTAACCAGGAACGCTGCAACCATGAGATCGCTAAGATGATTATAATGCACGAGTATCCCCTCCACATTGTGGAACACCCTGGCTTTATTGATTTTGCACGGACTCTTCAACCTCAGTTTAATATGGTGAGTTTCAATACTATTCAAGGAGATTGTGTTGCCATGTACCTGAATGAGAAGCAAAGGCTTCTCAATTTTATCAATGAAATTCCAGGAAGGATAAGCCTTACGTTAGATTTACGTATTTCAAATCAAGCTGTGGGCTATGTTTTCATAACAGGACAGTTCATTGATATGGAATGGAATTTGCACCGCTGCCTGCTTAATGTAGTCATGGTACCTTCTCCTGATTCAGACTGTGCCTTACAGCAAGCTGTTGTGTCTTGCCTATCAGATTGGCAATTGGAGAATCGGCTATTTACACTTGGTTTTGATCAGTCCTTCTCAAATGTTAACATAAATCAAAACCTAAGAGCTCTATTTTCTGTGAGGAACCCTTATATGCTGCATGGTCAGTTCTTGATTGGAAATTGCTTTGCTCGTATTATAAGTCTTCTTGCACAAGAAGCACTATGGTCTGTGGGGGAAACAGTGAAGAAAATACGGGATAGTGTTAAGTTTGTGAAAACTTCAGATACTCATGAAGAGACATTTTTTGGACTGAAGGAACAACTTAAAGTCCCCAGCATGAAAGACATATTCATTGATGACCAAACAAAATGGAACACAACATATGACATGTTGGCTGCCTCCTGTGAACTAAAGCAAGTATTTCTTTGCTTGGAAACCTCTATTCCTGATTATAACTTAGCCCCGTCAATGGATGATTGGAAGCAGATAGAAATTCTCTGCACATACTTGAAGCTTTTCTTTGATGCTGTCAGCATTTTAACTGGCCCAACATATCCGAATGCCAGTGCATTCTACCATGAAGTGTCAAAAGTTCAGTTGGAGTTGACACATGCAGCAATGAGCAATGACCCCTTCATCAGCAACTTGACCAAGCCTTTGAAGGAGAAGTTTGATAGATACTGGAGCGACTGCTTCTTAGTTTTGGCTATTGCCGTGGTAATGGATCCTAGATTCAAAATGAAACTTGTTGAATTTAGCTTCTCTAGGATATATGGTGATGATGCTGGAATGTGGATTAAGATTGTTGATGATGGGATTCATGAGCTCTACCTTGAATATATTGCACAAGCACTTCCTCCACCGGAAACATTTGTTGAAGAACGGAATGGGAGCATCATCCCAGAACAGAATGGGGGTGTCATCCTCAAAACTGAACCCCCTGAAGACGGATACCTACATGAAGAAGGATACCTTCAAGAGGAACAAACTCATGAAGCAGCTCCTCAGGAGGTATCCCATCATGAAGTAGCTCATCAAGAAGATCCCCATCACGATGTTGCTCATCGAGAAGTATCCGATCAAGAAGTAGTCAGTCAAGGAGTAACCCATCAGGAAGAAGCCTCTCAAGAGGTACCTTCTCAAGATCCCCTTATTTCCATTGGAGATGGACTTTCAGATTTCGAGGTCTATATCTCTGAGATCAGCGGTAGCCATCAGATGAAATCAGAACTGGATCAATATCTTGAAGAGTCCCTTTTGCCTCGGGTACAAGATTTCGATATCTTGGGCTGGTGGAAATTAAACAGGACAAAGTATCCTACACTTTCGAGGATGGCTTCTGACATTTTGTCAATGCCGTTTTCCACCGTTGGTCCTGATTCAGTTTTCGACACAGAGAGAAAAAAGATGGATAACTACCTCAGTTCATTACGTCCTGTGACGCTTGAAGCTCTCATCTGTGCTAAGGACTGGCTCCAGTATGGGGGACCATCCCAGAGTTGTGAAGCAAATGTGAAGATGGAATTCTAAGTACAGATTTCGTTTTCATTCATCTGTTACAGGATACAGTAGGTAGGCCCCTTAGTGGCTGGTCTCGTGTCATATAAAATCCTCTTTCCCCCTCGTGTTTCCATGAGATGTTTTATAGGATTGGATTTAGCTACGCATATTATTCTTGGATTCTATGAATCAATGCCTTGAGATTCACATAAAGTTTTCAATTGCGATGCTTCTTGTTAATGCATTTCTTTCCTTCTATAacattttgatttgatgaatgtAACCTGTTTAAAATTTGACCCGGTAATTTGGCAGGCGTGGAATCCATAAGTACCCATTATTATGTTGGTGAATTATATGAGAGGTTTTGATATGTTAATGTTTGGTCTTAACCTACCTCAGATTTGTTACTTTTTCAGATTGCATCACCGATGAATTTACGATATTGACAATAATGAGTTACTCTCACTACGGCAGTTGTTTGTCCTCATTcgtttttaaaattatcattactCCActattagaatttttaaaaacaaaatgttcaatgtttaatttttttaaatgtttttgataatgataataaatttttaattaatctcaaattttcaacaaaatgaaaatgttggaagGATAATTTTAACTGAtctttttgaaaataaatgatTCTTTTATTAAATAGCTATCctgataatataaattattatatttgagatttaaatcacaaaattaataattttcaaaaagccgaaacttttatcaaataagtaaattttgttctGTACTTAATTCTTTTTTTAGCAGTATTCAAACAATTTTATTTAGTTCAGTAATTATGAAGTTtagtattaaaaatttaatatttaattttacattacttaaatttttagtttattaaTTTACACCTAAGTCAAAATTTAGCATTcagttaattatttttggtttttagatttattttttggtTGAAATAACAATAAGTGTCATTATCTTTTTTATTGTTTGAGCCTTTTCTCGATGATTTGAGGTGGTATTCATGTAAAGTTATTCCAACAACGTGAAGTTCAAGATTTaaacttagtttaaatgtttgAGAAAGAAGTTTACTTTCACTTCTTTgatctatttattaatttaatttttaatatacaaaaattaagagaaattaatttCACGGAACCTAATTTCCaacattgttattttttaaattttattttaaaaatcaaaatattataaacaacTAAAGTAAAAGTGGGATGGAGATAGAGATGAATGAATGTATGATATATTTAATAtccatgaaaatgaaaataataataatttttaagagTCATACAATAGTATTGTGTCTTCCATTGCTATTTTTAAGTTAATCAAATACAATATAGTTGAAAAAACCAAATCAAATgtattattaaaaactaaaaagaaaaaaaattacatgaaggaaaatattgttataaaaattgctaataatttaaaagagtaaGTGGTTAAAAATTTTGGATTAACATTTAAGGTTTAAGGCTTAAGTTTTATCAATTATTTTTCCTTCTCTCAATTTGtaaagtaaattataaaatttacttcaaaatattctaaaacattaaattaaaatatttagtaTGTACCTTCTCTTTCGCATTAtagattatataaataaataattatttatctagTTGTATTTAAAATAACTGACATATAGGGAAGAGTTATATTTCAGATACAAGATCAACCATCTAAAATTTAGTCTCCCTTCTCTTCTTATTACCCTTTTCCCCCATACTTTCGAGTTCTTTGAAGT comes from the Gossypium hirsutum isolate 1008001.06 chromosome A06, Gossypium_hirsutum_v2.1, whole genome shotgun sequence genome and includes:
- the LOC107961776 gene encoding zinc finger BED domain-containing protein DAYSLEEPER gives rise to the protein METAIIPVTPITPTDNNDLVSSEVQSNKRRRKKSIVWDHFTVETVGDGCIRACCNQCKKSFAYITGSKLAGTSHLKRHIALGICPVSRQRNQQASDTKTANATYEPRKRQRATPGFANIPFNQERCNHEIAKMIIMHEYPLHIVEHPGFIDFARTLQPQFNMVSFNTIQGDCVAMYLNEKQRLLNFINEIPGRISLTLDLRISNQAVGYVFITGQFIDMEWNLHRCLLNVVMVPSPDSDCALQQAVVSCLSDWQLENRLFTLGFDQSFSNVNINQNLRALFSVRNPYMLHGQFLIGNCFARIISLLAQEALWSVGETVKKIRDSVKFVKTSDTHEETFFGLKEQLKVPSMKDIFIDDQTKWNTTYDMLAASCELKQVFLCLETSIPDYNLAPSMDDWKQIEILCTYLKLFFDAVSILTGPTYPNASAFYHEVSKVQLELTHAAMSNDPFISNLTKPLKEKFDRYWSDCFLVLAIAVVMDPRFKMKLVEFSFSRIYGDDAGMWIKIVDDGIHELYLEYIAQALPPPETFVEERNGSIIPEQNGGVILKTEPPEDGYLHEEGYLQEEQTHEAAPQEVSHHEVAHQEDPHHDVAHREVSDQEVVSQGVTHQEEASQEVPSQDPLISIGDGLSDFEVYISEISGSHQMKSELDQYLEESLLPRVQDFDILGWWKLNRTKYPTLSRMASDILSMPFSTVGPDSVFDTERKKMDNYLSSLRPVTLEALICAKDWLQYGGPSQSCEANVKMEF